One genomic segment of Sediminispirochaeta bajacaliforniensis DSM 16054 includes these proteins:
- the ilvD gene encoding dihydroxy-acid dehydratase — translation MRSDKMKLGSKRAPHRSLMKALGLTDREIAGPIIGIASSASELIPGHMHLAQVEDAVKAGVRMAGATPLRFSTIGVCDGIAMDHKGMYYSLPSRELIADSIEIVAEGHPFDGMVFISNCDKITPGMLMAMGRLNIPSVLISGGPMLAGNYHGKSLDLISVFEAVGRHAQGDIDDDELTAIESYACPGAGSCSGLFTANSMNSLAEVLGLALPGNGTIPAVDSGRIRLAKEAGMAVVRLVEEGICPRDIATGDSFMNAVAADLALGGSSNTALHLPAIAKAFDVDFSIDNFDLLGRRIPHLCNLSPVGKHHIQDLEAAGGIGAILSRLNELGELKRDAKSVTGKTIGEIADASRVWDDEVVRPVGHPYHAEGGLAVLHGSLAPDGAVVKLAGVPEALRVHEGPAVVYEDGEVATEAILAGKVKSGDVVVIRNEGPKGGPGMREMLSPTSAIVGLGLIEKVVLITDGRFSGGSTGAVIGHVSPEAANGGPIGLVQEGDRIRVDFNKRSLDLLVGEDEKKRRAGALAAASAGKPVTAKHNPDGYLARYSIFVGSAAEGAIYRKDFVEAASESVKRLQSGETS, via the coding sequence ATGCGAAGTGATAAAATGAAACTGGGATCGAAACGGGCTCCCCACCGATCTTTGATGAAGGCGCTGGGACTCACCGACCGGGAGATTGCCGGTCCTATTATCGGGATTGCCTCGTCGGCGAGTGAACTCATTCCCGGTCATATGCACCTCGCTCAGGTTGAGGATGCGGTAAAGGCCGGTGTTCGAATGGCCGGCGCCACGCCCCTGCGATTTTCCACCATCGGTGTCTGTGACGGGATCGCCATGGATCATAAGGGGATGTACTACTCCCTGCCCAGCCGGGAACTCATTGCCGATTCCATCGAGATCGTGGCCGAAGGCCACCCCTTCGACGGTATGGTCTTTATTTCCAACTGCGATAAAATAACTCCGGGTATGCTTATGGCCATGGGGAGACTCAATATCCCTTCGGTTCTGATAAGCGGCGGTCCCATGCTTGCCGGTAACTACCACGGCAAGAGCCTGGATCTTATCTCGGTCTTCGAAGCGGTAGGGCGCCACGCCCAGGGCGATATCGACGATGATGAGCTGACCGCTATCGAAAGCTATGCCTGTCCGGGAGCGGGAAGCTGTTCCGGTCTTTTTACCGCAAACTCCATGAACTCCCTTGCCGAAGTGCTTGGGCTTGCCCTTCCCGGAAACGGAACCATTCCTGCCGTCGATTCCGGTCGCATCCGCCTTGCCAAGGAGGCCGGAATGGCGGTGGTCAGGCTGGTGGAAGAGGGTATCTGCCCCAGAGATATTGCAACCGGAGATTCTTTTATGAACGCCGTTGCCGCAGACCTCGCCCTTGGCGGCTCTTCCAATACCGCACTGCACCTTCCTGCCATAGCCAAGGCTTTCGATGTTGATTTCTCAATCGACAACTTCGACCTGCTCGGCCGCAGGATTCCCCATCTCTGCAATCTCTCCCCTGTGGGAAAACACCATATCCAGGATTTGGAGGCCGCGGGCGGCATCGGTGCGATTCTTTCCCGTCTCAACGAGTTGGGAGAATTAAAAAGGGATGCGAAAAGCGTGACCGGAAAAACCATCGGTGAGATTGCCGATGCTTCCCGGGTTTGGGATGATGAGGTGGTTCGTCCTGTAGGCCATCCATATCATGCGGAAGGGGGGCTTGCCGTCCTTCACGGTTCGCTTGCACCGGACGGCGCCGTTGTCAAACTTGCCGGGGTTCCTGAAGCCCTCCGCGTTCACGAAGGGCCTGCCGTTGTTTATGAAGATGGGGAAGTCGCGACCGAGGCCATCCTGGCCGGTAAGGTGAAAAGCGGAGATGTTGTTGTGATTCGTAACGAAGGCCCCAAAGGCGGCCCGGGTATGCGTGAGATGCTCAGCCCCACAAGCGCCATCGTCGGCCTGGGCTTGATAGAGAAAGTCGTTTTGATCACGGACGGTCGCTTTTCCGGCGGGTCGACGGGAGCGGTTATCGGCCACGTTTCTCCCGAGGCGGCAAATGGAGGCCCCATCGGCCTTGTTCAGGAGGGAGATCGCATACGAGTCGATTTCAACAAACGTAGCCTCGACCTCCTGGTGGGGGAGGACGAAAAGAAACGGCGTGCAGGTGCCTTGGCTGCGGCCTCGGCCGGAAAACCTGTGACCGCCAAGCACAATCCCGATGGTTATCTTGCACGCTATTCGATATTTGTCGGCAGTGCCGCCGAGGGGGCCATCTACCGTAAGGATTTTGTTGAGGCTGCCTCCGAGTCGGTGAAGCGGCTTCAATCGGGAGAAACGTCATGA